A portion of the Staphylococcus felis genome contains these proteins:
- the yaaA gene encoding S4 domain-containing protein YaaA: protein MAETIIVDGEMTLGQFLNYEGIVESGGQAKWFLKEYEVFLNGEHETRRGKKLKNGDQIDIPEVGSYIIQFGEQ from the coding sequence TTGGCTGAAACAATTATTGTTGATGGCGAGATGACTTTAGGACAATTTCTAAACTATGAAGGTATTGTTGAATCAGGTGGACAAGCCAAATGGTTTTTAAAAGAATATGAGGTCTTCTTGAACGGAGAGCATGAAACTCGCCGTGGTAAAAAATTAAAGAATGGTGACCAAATTGATATTCCTGAAGTAGGTTCTTACATTATCCAATTCGGTGAACAATGA
- the recF gene encoding DNA replication/repair protein RecF (All proteins in this family for which functions are known are DNA-binding proteins that assist the filamentation of RecA onto DNA for the initiation of recombination or recombinational repair.): MKLKTLQLENYRNYENIMLQCHSEVNILIGENAQGKTNLLESIYMLALAKSHRTTNDRELIHFNEEYAKIEGELNFRHGLMPLTMFITKKGKKVKVNHLEQSRLTQYIGNLNVVLFAPEDLNIVKGSPQVRRRFIDMELGQISNLYLNDLSQYQRILKQRNHYLKQLQLKQKTDTTMLEVLNHQFAAYAVKVTQRRAQFIQELEHLAEPIHTGITNGNEKLTLKYLPSVKLEDGTQDEDVLIQNVLEMLEHHMTREIERGVSLYGPHRDDLSFRVNQMDAQTYGSQGQQRTTALSIKLAEIELMNQEVGEYPILLLDDVLSELDDSRQTHLLSTIQHKVQTFVTTTSVDGIDHEIMKNAKIYRITNGKITN; this comes from the coding sequence ATGAAACTTAAAACACTCCAATTAGAAAATTATCGTAACTATGAAAATATCATGCTTCAATGTCATTCTGAAGTTAATATATTGATAGGCGAAAATGCACAAGGTAAAACAAATTTGTTGGAATCGATATACATGTTAGCGTTAGCGAAAAGCCATCGTACAACAAATGATAGGGAGCTCATCCACTTTAATGAGGAATATGCTAAAATAGAGGGTGAACTTAATTTTCGCCATGGTTTAATGCCATTAACAATGTTTATTACTAAAAAAGGTAAAAAGGTTAAAGTAAATCATTTAGAACAAAGCCGACTCACTCAATATATTGGTAATTTGAACGTTGTATTGTTTGCACCTGAAGATCTCAATATTGTCAAAGGTTCGCCTCAAGTAAGACGGCGTTTTATTGATATGGAGTTAGGTCAAATTTCAAATTTATATTTAAATGATTTATCACAGTATCAACGTATATTAAAGCAACGCAATCATTACTTAAAACAATTACAACTTAAACAAAAGACAGATACAACAATGTTAGAAGTTTTAAATCATCAGTTTGCTGCTTATGCGGTTAAAGTAACACAACGAAGAGCACAATTTATTCAAGAACTTGAGCATTTAGCAGAACCCATCCATACAGGTATTACAAATGGCAACGAAAAGCTCACATTGAAGTATCTACCAAGTGTAAAGTTAGAAGACGGAACGCAAGATGAGGATGTCTTAATCCAAAATGTTCTAGAGATGTTAGAGCATCATATGACGCGTGAGATAGAGCGCGGAGTCAGTTTGTACGGACCACATCGTGATGATTTATCCTTTCGAGTGAATCAAATGGACGCGCAGACGTACGGCTCACAAGGTCAACAGCGTACAACTGCACTGTCAATAAAGCTTGCAGAAATCGAATTAATGAATCAAGAAGTGGGGGAATACCCCATTTTATTACTTGATGACGTTTTAAGTGAATTAGACGATTCTAGACAGACCCATTTGTTAAGTACAATACAGCATAAAGTGCAAACATTTGTCACTACAACTTCGGTTGACGGTATAGATCATGAGATTATGAAAAATGCAAAAATTTATAGAATAACAAATGGAAAGATAACGAATTAA